aaatttaatgtccaaatggaaaagtgtgagagattaaatgactcaatgaatttgattggttaaaataataattggacacaaattttgatagaatactaagttatttatgtgataatataaaaggaaatgttaagaaaattttaaaacacaaattcttatttacaatgggtgtacaataaatatagtacaccggagtaaaagttaactcaaaatgcttaaaagttaaacatatatatatataaaagtgaTCTATTTTTctgtgataattttttttcattttagtaaaacttatttcttcaaaataattaataatgtataaaattaatcatttaaccctttaaaatatttatctatcaatttttttttactaatataaaatttaatcaaaattaaaattaggttaaagttacaaaaaaaaaggttaaaattatcttggtgtacaataaatttattgtacaccgcacaagaccttttgattttaaaatacccaaaaggaaaacgtaaaaaacaaaaagagacggaggggtatttattattatatccGGGTGCTGAAACCAAACGATTATGCTTATCATGGGAATGTCAATTATCTAAACGACCAAGACGTGACATATACAGCGCGTGGTTGTAGAATTGCCTTTGAGAGTTGAGACCCAGCATTtgcccaccaccaccactctaGACACCCCACTTCTTCTTTTAGCCTTTTGCTccgattttctctctccactcTTTATTGCAATCTAAGCTTTCAAAAAGAGAatccatctttttttttttggtgaatttAGGTTCCATTGTACAGTTTGAGATAATTTTTATACCCAAAAGTTGGAAAAAAGCTTAACATGTGCACACAACATTTTTTATTGATTCTCTTCTTCCTCTCTTTCCCTGTAAATTCATCCCCGTAAGAAAAGTTGAAAAAAGGGTATGTTGTTTTGATGGAGGAGAGCAAAAGTAGGTGATTACTTCGTATTCAggtgattcttttttttttttctcgtgCTTTTTTGtataattcaatttaattttattatataaCCCATTATCAGAAATTAATAAACCAATCATTATATTTAATGTTTATTGGTTTTCATCTTTTAATGCATCCGTAGTGTTATTATTAAAGAATTTCCTATGTTTTTATGAAACATTACCCCAATTTGTATTATTGATTCCCTaggttgattttattttttttccccttttacAGATTATTAGTACCTCATAAATTGATTTTGGGGAGATGGTTGAATAAATTCTGAAGGGTTTATTGATCTGGGTTTTTTTGAGGGTAGAGTATGAATTTGTGAAAAGTTACAAGTTTCTGGGTGAAATTTGATAAAaatggaaccccaagaaacacAGGAGCAGCCAAAAGGTCTCCAGAAAAAGATGAGAAAACAGTTGACTGGGAAAAGGGATGATACAAAGCTTCATGCTGCAGCAAGAGCTGGTAGTTTGGATGAGGTGTTAGAAATATTGAATGGTATTGGGGAGGATGAATTGAAGGAATTCCTGATAAAACAGAACCAAGCAGGTGAAACAGCACTTTATTCAGCTGCAGAATACGGGCATATTGATGTAGTTAGGGAGATGATAAAGTATTATGATCCAGTTGCTGCCAGCATCAAGGCTAAGAATGGGTATGATGCTTTTCATATCGCAGCGAAAGAAGGGGATTTGGGTATGTTTTTTTTACATCATTTTGCAGGATAAGTAGACTTGCAGATATTCGGAAAAATATGGTTCTGATATTGTCTGTGGTTGATATGTGGCAGTGATGCTCAAAGTACTGATGGAGACACACCCTGATCTCTCCATGACCTGTGATACATCCAACACTACAGCTTTGCAGACTGCTGCAACACAAGGGCACACTGAAGTTGTGGAATTTCTCTTGGAGTCGGGAAGTGGGCTGGCCACGATTGCTCGAAGTAATGGTAAGACCGCTTTGCACGCTGCTGCAAGGAATGGACATGTGTATGTAGTGAAAGCTTTATTGGCGAAAGAACCTGGTATTACTACACGGACTGACAAGAAGGGACAAACGGCACTTCATATGGCGGTCAAGGGTCAGAATCTTGAGGTGGTGGAGGAGCTGATTAAGGCTGGTCCTTCTTTGATCAATATGACCGACAGCAAGGGCAATACAGCATTGCATATAGCCACAAGAAAAGGCAGGCGTCAGGTAgctttttttcactttttttttaatacaagTAACATTGTTGCCTTGTTGGGATAAGTGCATTGCAATAGAAGTTGCATACTTCTGGTCACTTTGATGTATGAAACTTACAATTAGAATAGTCACCAAGGTCTATTTTTTTCCAATCTTGCTTAAAGAATTTTTGAACTAGCTGCATCGTGAGTGACATTATGATATACGAAGTAATTACTTCAGCTAGGCATCGCGAAATAGATTGATAATAGTCAATGGGCAAAacattatctgttttattttttttatttggtaaAAGGAGCTGCTTGTTCCAGAAGAGTGTGAGGTGAATTAAGCTGATTGGTATATTCCATCGTGCAGATTGTAACGCGGTTGTTAGCTGAAAATGGAACAGACACCACAGTTGTCAACAGGGCAGGTGAAACTGCCATTGACACAGCTGAAAAAATGTCACATCCCCAGATTTTAGAAACCCTTCAGGAACATGGGGTTCAGAGTGCCAAAGTCATCAAGCCTCAGGCAACCAGCAATAATGCTCGTGAACTTAAGCAAACCGTGAGTGACATAAAACACGAAGTCCATCACCAACTAGAACACACTCGCCAAACAAGACGCCGTGTCCAAGGAATAGCTAAACGGATCAACAAGATGCACACTGAGGGCCTTAACAATGCAATCAACTCAACCACAGTGGTTGCGGTGCTCATAGCAACAGTTGCTTTTGCAGCTATCTTTACCGTTCCAGGCCAATATGTTGATGACCCGAGTAATATTCCCCCGGGAAGTTCCCTCGGAGAAGCAAACATTGCCCCAAAAGCAGCATTTTTAATCTTCTTTGTTTTCGACTCAGTTGCCCTTTTCATCTCTCTTGCTGTTGTCGTAGTTCAAACATCTGTAGTTGTTATAGAAAGCAAAGCAAAGAAGCAAATGATGGCGATCATTAACAAGCTGATGTGGTTGGCATGTGTTCTCATATCAGTGTCATTCTTGGCTCTTTCTTTTATTGTAGTAGGAGTTAAGGAGAGGTGGCTTGCCATTGGGGTGACAATCATAGGAACAACAATAATGGTGACTACTTTGGGTACCATGTGTTATTGGGTGGTTCAACATAGGATGGAGGCAAGAAGTTTAAGAAGCCTTAGGAAATCCTCCCTAGAAAGCAGGTCTCGCTCTTGGTCTGTCTCTGCTGCAATGTCAGATACAGAGATTCTCAATGCTGAGAAGTTCAAAAAGATGTACGCAATATGAAGTGTCCAAAGGTATATATCTTCTATTTGTTTGTCCAATTTCCTGATGCAGCTTCACCAATCACCATCCTTTGTAAATCCTTACAAACTCAACGATCACTTGTAAATTTTTTGTCACATTTTTCTGCATCAGATTTTTATctgtttataattattattcaaAACCACCAGGGTGGTTACAGACTTAGGAGGTGACAGAATATAGTGGGGGTTAATAAGAGCCTTTTTGTCAAAGTTCCTAATGTTTGTATAAAATCTTCAGGTCTTATGTAATTTTGTTTATTCTCCACTTTGAGTGTGGATATATTACGTTTATACGTAGTACGAAGTACTTGTCAATGTTGTACTTACATTAAAAATGTGaacaagagaaaaaaaaaaccttaataTTCGAAAATTAAACACACAGGCCAAAATGAGACCTAAAGTAAACATTTTCCTATATCTGAATTCGCCTGATGATTTCAAATCAGATTTCAGACTGCatttcattatcattaccccattgcctcaaagaggctctcGCAAGTTTCAGACTGTATTTGATTTTTAAAAATACTCGCGCGCCATCCCCACGTTAAGGTCAGGGGCGGAACcagaaatctaatatatatatataaaggaggcatttttgctgaactattagaacgccacataggattactaatggtttcggccaatgaaaaataagatttctaatttgtttttgaattaaaaaaatcgagtgccacgtagataattaattaggtgccacgtagatattttaattaattaattaattaattactaatacatACAActctatccaaaatcaaacactataataatttaaaaataaatctaaaataaaattcatccaaaatcaaacagtaatctaaactaaaattcaatccaaaatcaaacattaatccaatattagagtgtCACTTAGGAAAtgtaatggtttcggccaatgaaaaataatatttctaaattattttttaattaaaaaatgtcgagttccacgtagatatttttattaattaatttttaatattacgcatatgcaatttcatccaaaatcaaacactctaataattaaaaaataaatctaaaataaaattcaattcaaaatcaaaaactaatataatctactacataatatataaaatatagcaattggtatatatatgagttttattttcacgtagatatttttattaattaattaataatattacgcatatacaatttcatccaaaatcaaatactctaataattaaaaaaaaaatctaaaatgaaattcaatccaatataaaaaataatttaatctaatatatacaatatatatagtaGTTGGTATgtatataggagttttattttaatttaacaatttataaaatccgtgcatcgcacgggctaaaatctagttataTATAAGGGGGTCAAAACTTAACTTATTATATATAGTGGGGCCAAAACTTAAGTATAAAaatgagggagccaagatttgaACCATGTACCTCCAACATCCTCAATTATTAACGTAAAATAACCACTTGAGCTATATGAGACATGTGTTATTATTGTACATATTTAAGACTTAAACATAtcattgggggggggggggggagcatGGCCCCGGCCAGCCCCCCTAATTCCGCCCCTGGTTAAGGTCGAGCAATATTTGTTAACATATTAATATAAAGTATAAACCTGTGTTTGTTGGTTAAGCGTAGCGAGAGCCGTAGTGAAAAATCTTAAtgatggtttattaaatgatgagtcctttcaatttgacaatattcaAGATACACTGTCAGGACCaatcatgtgactaagaaacgtctatctagtgaacttgaatgtcaaaagttgaaaatggtacctggtcggaagttttctataaaggtggacgcatagaaaacgttggACGACTAGattgcaagatgactagtagtcatgtttcttgaactatgtggatatGGTAATGttacaatcatttgcatagatacttactttataagattagtatcggagaaactttactgtaagagatgaaaatctgtcataagtaaatttcattatcttattagacactaatcctcaatacctaagtgatttgagactgcttgtttgagaactagttactttgacgttgtcaagcgtcgcaccgtataGGGAAGCTATAatggcaacgctcgggtaatcaccaatcaaacaaagtctaacctcaagatcgcaagattggattttcctcccataaatcgggatgagatgccaaaagttgtacaaggatGACACCGAGGAATACCTTTGACGTAATAAGGAAGACCAGCCTTATCTTATGTTCATGAGTATGCATCAAGCGATAAAGGAATtaagaaatgcacacttgtccctgagGGCAAATGGGagattgaagaaaataatgTCTTTGGTCCgaatttgcatttaatgcatttagtgctaagtctaataaatgcggttcaatattaattaagcaagttaattattcaatgagatcaagtgatctgaatgcctagctagacgtcgattcagttcaagtggaattaatattattaatgccacaacttactcttgactgaactcgtaggttCACAAAAATAGTATGAGgacgatcaagtatttaggtgaatatatattcagtaaatactctaattatggatgtttggaaataatggatgttggggagctaaacaaaccatcaaaaggtaaagaaagaatatttgccgaaaatgaagatattaccggaaacggaaatatggttcataacggatatataaatattattgaagtcgaaatattgctggaaacctaaatatggttcgtatcggaaatattttcggaaatagaaatattgcctgaATCCGAAatattgtttgaaacggaaaatataattggaattggaaatattgttgaaatcggaaatattgtgggaatcggaaatattatcggaaacgtaaatattgttcgaatcggaaataatttcggaatcggaaaaataaatcggaagctcgacgatcGACAGGCCAGCGCATGGGCCAGCCCATCGCTCGGCGAGCCATCCCACAAAGACAACGCCCATGGGCTAGAGCTCACAGGCCAGCGCTTGTGCAGAAGGCCAACTCCCAGTGCCAACCTTGCGCACAACGCCAACCCACAAGCGAGCTAGCGCTTTGGGCAGCAGGCCAGCAAGGCTTGTGCGCATAACAAGCCCAAGCGCAAGGCTTGCTTATGCAGCAAGCATGCTGGCCGGCCAACACCTTAGGGTTTTAGTTTTAGGGATTTTCCCAAAGATGCCTAATTCGCTCTAGGGTTTTGTCTCCTAGGATTTTTCCTATTTCTTATAAATATATGGCGTAGGGTCATGAATTAAATACATCAATACATACACTTTTcctatcacctaaaagtgagatTCCGAAATCACAAACCTTAGTTTAAACCCTAGTTGGTAcgacttaaggcggatctgacgtgatgtggactttctacaaagggacgacatttggcgttctaacttggtcttgttcggttcgggagcaactagggaagacacgcatcacaaagtatgtatactaaactatgctaattgattatgtacaattatatggttttttcgcatttcaattggattgttcataacctaacaatttcaTTTTTCTTAAATTCCCTATCGACATTTGTAAATTACACGAGGTACTCCTAAAAGAGGATTAAAACGGGAGAAATTTATTTATTCAGTTTTGGTGTTTAGAGCATGATACAAAAGGTGGAGATAAAAATATATGTCGGGAGTGAACGAAATTACTTAAATTATGTATTCTTCTACTTGCAATTGTgagtacggagtatatgttaACAAAAAGCCCTGAATCAGGATGCAGTTATGATTAAGATATTGGACTTACGTAAGTGTAATATAAAACTGACTTCCCTAAGTTAAAGACGGTATAGACAATCTCTGCAAAATGAAATGTTCTGTGATTGTTTGTGTGCTATAGCTATTAAAATTAGGGAAGATTTCAAAAGTGTTTACTAATATACACTGCTAATATAATGCATAGTTTTGGGTTAAGTGTAGGCCTCGCTAATAAAGGTTGTTAAGAACGttaaaacttgattaattatgcttaattatttttattcagcTTAACattgttttaaatcctaatttcgaactttgattttaattaacgaagttttatttcgcttgaatttttaatattgttacacgatttgttttttcagattttacaatttaatttcaaatttacaagcttaacgacctttttaaatcttaattatttcggatttttaataatttcgaaacattcttattaacgacaaattttgttcgaaaactaaatttatttatgataatgatattttataaagaattatttcaaaaacATTCTTattaacatttctatttttatcaATTCCTAAAATAGAAACCAAAGTTTCTAAAATTTGCAACTAAgtgaaattactaaaatgccACGAAAGGATCAAAATTTCCATTTGCCTTCTCTTCCTTGCTCTTCACGGACAagaatgaaggaattccttccTTCCTCCCCACCCCCAATTCAGTCCATGTTCATTGTTTCTCCTTCACTCTAGCTGtttacaaattcaatttcaatttcataattgaatttcaataccaaaaaccaaattcaatttcaatttcacttttttttgttcttctctGATTCGAACCACCACAACGAACAACCACTGCAACCACCACCGTCTACCACCTCTGTCCAACACCACCCAACCATGACCACCGTCCACCACCGCACGCACCACCACCGTACCTACCGCTCTATATTCTCCTTCGCCGTGACCCTCTGCCCCCCCTGTCTCTCTCCCTTTCTTTCCCTTGCTGCACCACCAACGTCACACCACCACCACTTCCCAGCCACCGCACCATCTTCCAAATAAACCTCCGCCCCCGTATATTCAGGCGAACCGCCCTCCCACCTCCCAAACCGATCAAAAAACGCCACCAAACTCCCTTGTTTTTCGCCATGTTCGTGCTCCTTTCTCCCTCTCTCTCGACGTTTTGCTTCCATAAACCACCCACCACCGCCGGCGCCTTCACGGGCGCAACCCGACGACACCAAGACACCCAGACCACAACCaccttcttcctctctcctaCCTTTCCCCTGTTTCGTGCCCCCTCCCCTGCTCCGTGCTTCCCTTCCACAGAAAAAAAGTTCCAATTTGGAACTttgttttcctttatttttcaaGCCAAGTCCCAATTCCCTTGGCCCAATTTCCTAAGTGAGTTCCACCATTTAATTTAAGCCCTAGATAATTGTTATTTACTCTTAGGTTAATAATAAAGATTTtaaatgatatatatatatatatatatatatatatatatacacagaGAGAGAGAATCAAATCAATCTAAGAGCTCATATTTCCAACGCTCAGATTGTGCAGGGGTGTGCACGGTGCTCTTGGTGCACCTGTCCAAAAACGcaaaaattaaacaataaaacgCAACAACACTAAAACatcagaaaaaaaagaaaagaacagtGAAAATAAATCAGAAAAGAACATCAACAAGTATACTAAAAGAACAATAACAAAAGAACATaaagaacactaatataaaaagacaaaagtaaaaatattaaaagcagttatgttttaaaatataaaattcaaaaagaaaCAGTTATTTATCTCTCCTCTTAAAAGGATTGGTATAAATACCCAAATTGCAAAGTACCCTGTTACATGCAATTCTCAAAACCGATTTCCCCAAAAAACTAATCAACTTCCCTCCTACTCTCAACTGCATTTCTAACTCAATTCAAACTCAATTCCTACAAGAAAATGGGTAGAATGAAAAAATCCGACGAACCAAAAGCTTCTGCTGAGTAAGTtggtttttttcttcttccaaTTTTGGTTTATTTTAACTCAAATTCTAATTAATTTGGCAACTATACTAAAAATTTGCAATTGTAAACAGAAGTGATGAGATTCCTCTCAAGGATTTTGTgaaaaggaaaaacaaagaaatttcaaaaccagaagaagaaaatccggaagccaagtaagttgtttggttcaatttcaatttgaaaatccagatctatatttaaatttaaattgttcTTTAACATTGAATTTGTGTTCTAACCACCAAAATGGCGATATTATTCTagtttatgcattttatatttaaattccgtaACAATTTAGGAGTAAAATTCGTAAAATGTTAGATGTTCTTTTTCAACCGTTTAATGTTCTAATTATAAATAGAACGACGAAACTTTGATGAACTATAACCAGATCTATAtttgtgtgttgttctttttaAGTGATGAAAttgttcttttccaaccaaatTACAAAAAAACTAGTAAATAAAACGACGAATTTTTTATGGACTTTAAaaccagatctatattttttcttgttcttttaactgCTGGAattgttcttttcaaactaatttatgttctaattaaaaaagaacagtagcaaaacataaaaagaacactagcaaaaacacaaaaagaacacttatataaaaaacacaaaaagaacagtagcaaaaacataaaaagaacactaatataaaAGACAAAAGTACAAATATAAAACTAcatctatattttttcttgttcttttaactgCTGGAATTGTTCTTTTCCAActaatttatgttctaattaaaaaagaacaatagcaaaacataaaaagaacactagcaaaaacacaaaaagaacacttatataaaaaacacaaaaagaacAGTAGCAAAAACACAAAAAGAACACTTATATAAAAGACAAAAGTACAAATATAAAACTAcatctatattttttcttgttcttttaactgCTGGAATTGTTCTTTTCCAActaatttatgttctaattaaaaaagaacaatagcaaaacataaaaagaacactagcaaaaacacaaaagaacacttatataaaaaacacaaaaagaacAGTAGCAAAAACACAAAAGAACACTTATATAAAAAGACAAAAGTACAAATATAAAACTAcatctatattttttcttgttcttttaagttcttcaAATGTTCTTTTCCAGCCAACagatgttctaattaaaaaaataacacgACGTTGAATTTTAATATTTGTTACTGAACTTTTGATACAATTTATTTTTTGATATTAAAAATATGCTTTAATTATGTTATTTTATTCATCAAAAAGAATATGAAAACAACACTTTAAATATGTAAAATGAACAATTGCTCATTCTATAAAAGAACACACTATTTTGATGCCATAGAAATACaaagttataaaaaaagaacattaaaataggaaaagaacatagaattaaGAACGAGAAAATTTACCTGAATCACCCGAGGCACCTTCATCAACAAGGAGAAAATTTGTtttgaactttctctctcatagaaTCTCTCCTCTGTTGGAAGAAACCAAAAACTAGTAGAATCTCTCTCATAGAATTAACAAGGAGAAAATTGGTtttgaactttctctctcatagaaTCTCTCCTCTGTTGGGAGAAACCAAAAActctcctttttctctctcaaGAATGTGTTTCTAAAATTAGAAGTTATGAATCTCAaaggagaaatattatatatatagaaaatgaaaaataaaaaaaataaaaaaaataaaaaaagggagaaggagaagaaatacaagccatgttcatcctaagaacggtgcacttgtttttttgttttgggttttgttgttctgttcttttatgatttttagaaataaatcttaatgttcttttatgtttgttcttttttcagaATGTTAAGTATTGAAGAACAACGGAAGCAAATACTTCAACAGAAACAAATGCTGTTAGACATTCAAGAACAGCTGAAGGCACAAGAAGACAGGCTTAATGCACAGACCAATGCCTCGAAAGATGAAAACGAGGATGAACATCCAAAACCCCAACCAAAAA
This Spinacia oleracea cultivar Varoflay chromosome 6, BTI_SOV_V1, whole genome shotgun sequence DNA region includes the following protein-coding sequences:
- the LOC110784737 gene encoding ankyrin repeat-containing protein At5g02620 gives rise to the protein MEPQETQEQPKGLQKKMRKQLTGKRDDTKLHAAARAGSLDEVLEILNGIGEDELKEFLIKQNQAGETALYSAAEYGHIDVVREMIKYYDPVAASIKAKNGYDAFHIAAKEGDLVMLKVLMETHPDLSMTCDTSNTTALQTAATQGHTEVVEFLLESGSGLATIARSNGKTALHAAARNGHVYVVKALLAKEPGITTRTDKKGQTALHMAVKGQNLEVVEELIKAGPSLINMTDSKGNTALHIATRKGRRQIVTRLLAENGTDTTVVNRAGETAIDTAEKMSHPQILETLQEHGVQSAKVIKPQATSNNARELKQTVSDIKHEVHHQLEHTRQTRRRVQGIAKRINKMHTEGLNNAINSTTVVAVLIATVAFAAIFTVPGQYVDDPSNIPPGSSLGEANIAPKAAFLIFFVFDSVALFISLAVVVVQTSVVVIESKAKKQMMAIINKLMWLACVLISVSFLALSFIVVGVKERWLAIGVTIIGTTIMVTTLGTMCYWVVQHRMEARSLRSLRKSSLESRSRSWSVSAAMSDTEILNAEKFKKMYAI